One part of the Mariniblastus fucicola genome encodes these proteins:
- a CDS encoding NAD-dependent epimerase/dehydratase family protein has translation MKILVTGATGFLGNNLARKMLQQGHEIVTTVRATSDLRPLDGIDVEVIHADLTDPNAMAPVVEDVELIVHCAAMIQIGHSKRESCTAFNVGSTKLLAEAARRREIRMINVSTVDTMAAATDGVPVTENSADGPKYDCSYVFSKRAAASAFMEEVEKGLDGVTVCPGFMLGPNDWKPSSGEMLLFVAKTPLFFVAAGGCSVVDVRDVADGIMLAIKHGKTGEKYILAGENISYMELWKRMAKIVGCWPPRRKVSNFVAGLAGRTGDLISKFTKEELALNSATITMGQMLNWYSSEKAINELGYSIGEIDIAIEDAWKWFKLHDYA, from the coding sequence TGGCCCGCAAGATGCTTCAGCAAGGGCATGAAATCGTGACGACGGTTCGTGCTACTTCTGATTTACGACCGTTGGACGGGATCGACGTTGAAGTGATTCACGCCGACCTGACGGATCCGAACGCGATGGCTCCGGTCGTCGAAGACGTCGAACTGATCGTCCACTGTGCCGCCATGATCCAGATCGGCCATTCGAAACGCGAATCTTGCACTGCTTTCAATGTAGGATCCACGAAGTTGCTGGCCGAGGCCGCGCGACGCCGCGAAATCCGCATGATCAACGTCAGCACGGTCGACACCATGGCGGCGGCGACTGACGGAGTTCCGGTTACCGAAAATTCGGCTGACGGCCCAAAGTACGATTGTTCCTACGTGTTTTCGAAACGGGCGGCAGCGTCTGCGTTCATGGAAGAAGTCGAAAAAGGCCTGGACGGTGTGACGGTTTGTCCAGGATTTATGCTCGGCCCCAACGACTGGAAACCGTCGTCCGGTGAAATGCTTTTGTTCGTTGCCAAGACTCCTTTGTTTTTTGTCGCGGCAGGCGGATGCAGCGTTGTCGATGTTCGCGACGTTGCCGACGGAATCATGCTGGCGATCAAGCACGGGAAAACGGGCGAGAAATACATTCTTGCCGGCGAGAATATTTCGTACATGGAGCTGTGGAAGCGAATGGCCAAGATCGTCGGGTGTTGGCCGCCGCGGCGAAAGGTCAGCAATTTCGTTGCGGGATTGGCAGGCCGAACGGGCGACTTGATTTCGAAGTTTACCAAAGAAGAATTAGCGCTCAATTCAGCCACGATAACGATGGGACAGATGCTGAACTGGTACTCAAGCGAGAAAGCCATCAACGAGCTGGGCTACTCGATCGGAGAAATCGATATCGCGATCGAAGACGCGTGGAAATGGTTCAAGCTGCACGACTACGCCTAG